A portion of the Cyanobacterium sp. T60_A2020_053 genome contains these proteins:
- a CDS encoding putative toxin-antitoxin system toxin component, PIN family, with protein MNVILDVNVWISALLWGGTPAKILRLAYQNKIVIFISEEIMLELKTTLRRQKFQKRIEKMVIL; from the coding sequence ATGAATGTTATTTTAGATGTCAATGTGTGGATTTCTGCTCTATTATGGGGAGGAACACCTGCTAAAATTTTACGATTAGCATATCAAAATAAAATAGTTATCTTTATTTCTGAAGAAATAATGTTGGAATTAAAAACAACATTGAGAAGACAAAAATTTCAAAAAAGAATAGAAAAAATGGTCATT
- a CDS encoding AbrB/MazE/SpoVT family DNA-binding domain-containing protein, translated as MKGTAIVTSEGQISLPIEFKKQLKPGDKYTIVVTEKSLILEKIIKEKAHLDHFLKELENIEPDADKPSLEEISTVVKEVRQKLWT; from the coding sequence ATGAAAGGTACTGCAATTGTTACTTCTGAAGGTCAAATAAGTTTACCAATAGAATTTAAAAAACAGCTAAAACCGGGAGATAAATATACTATTGTTGTCACAGAAAAATCTTTAATTTTAGAAAAAATTATTAAAGAAAAAGCTCATCTTGATCATTTTTTAAAAGAGTTGGAAAATATTGAACCTGATGCGGATAAACCATCTTTAGAAGAAATTAGCACAGTCGTAAAAGAAGTAAGACAAAAGTTATGGACTTAA